A single window of Nyctibius grandis isolate bNycGra1 chromosome Z, bNycGra1.pri, whole genome shotgun sequence DNA harbors:
- the DIMT1 gene encoding dimethyladenosine transferase isoform X3, protein MLEKVKKVIACEIDPRLVGELQKRVQGTCLANKLEIKVGDILKTDLPFFDACVANLPYQISSPFVFKLLLHRPFFRCAILMFQREFALRLVAKPGTKLYCRLSINTQLLARVDHLMKVGKNNFRPPPKVESSIVRIEPKNPPPPINFQEWDGLVRIAFVRKNKTLSAAFKSSAVEQLLDHNYRIHCSLHNIEIPGNFKIAEKIRTVLKNTGYSEKRARSMDIDDFIRLLHGFNSEGIHFS, encoded by the exons ATGttagagaaagtaaaaaaa GTTATTGCATGTGAAATTGACCCTAGACTTGTTGGTGAACTTCAGAAGAGAGTCCAGGGCAC CTGTCTGGCAAACAAACTTGAAATCAAGGTTGGAGATATCTTGAAAACAGACTTACCGTTCTTTGATGCATGTGTGGCTAACTTGCCTTACCAG ATTTCTTCaccttttgttttcaagttGTTGCTTCATAGACCTTTTTTCAG GTGTGCCATACTTATGTTTCAAAGGGAATTTGCACTTCGTTTGGTTGCAAAACCAGGAACTAAACTATACTGCAGACTCTCTATTAATACTCAGTTATTAGCTCGAGTGGACCATCTGATGAAG GTTGGAAAGAACAACTTCAGGCCTCCTCCCAAAGTTGAATCCAGCATTGTCAGAATAGAGCCAAAGAACCCACCACCACCTATCAACTTCCAG gagtGGGATGGTCTGGTAAGGATAGCCTTTGTTAGGAAAAACAAGACACTCTCTGCAGCATTTAA GTCAAGTGCTGTAGAGCAGTTGCTGGATCATAATTACCGAATTCATTGTTCCTTACATAATATA GAAATACCTGGAAACTTCaaaattgcagagaaaataCGGACAGTGCTAAAAAATACAGGTTACTCTGAAAAACGAGCCCGTTCAATGGATATAGATGATTTcattag ACTGCTGCATGGCTTCAATTCAGAAGGCATTCATTTCTCATAG
- the DIMT1 gene encoding dimethyladenosine transferase isoform X1: protein MPKVRAGKRPRQERREGRATSILFNTGAGQHILKNPLVVNSIIEKAALRCTDVILEVGPGTGNLTVKMLEKVKKVIACEIDPRLVGELQKRVQGTCLANKLEIKVGDILKTDLPFFDACVANLPYQISSPFVFKLLLHRPFFRCAILMFQREFALRLVAKPGTKLYCRLSINTQLLARVDHLMKVGKNNFRPPPKVESSIVRIEPKNPPPPINFQEWDGLVRIAFVRKNKTLSAAFKSSAVEQLLDHNYRIHCSLHNIEIPGNFKIAEKIRTVLKNTGYSEKRARSMDIDDFIRLLHGFNSEGIHFS, encoded by the exons ATGCCCAAGGTGCGGGCGGGGAAGCGGCCGCGGCAGGAGCGCCGGGAGGGCCGCGCCACCA GCATCCTCTTCAACACCGGCGCCGGACAGCACATCTTGAAGAACCCCCTCGTCGTCAACAGCATCATCGAGAAG GCTGCCCTACGATGCACAGATGTCATTCTGGAAGTAGGCCCAGGAACTGGTAACCTGACAGTAAAGATGttagagaaagtaaaaaaa GTTATTGCATGTGAAATTGACCCTAGACTTGTTGGTGAACTTCAGAAGAGAGTCCAGGGCAC CTGTCTGGCAAACAAACTTGAAATCAAGGTTGGAGATATCTTGAAAACAGACTTACCGTTCTTTGATGCATGTGTGGCTAACTTGCCTTACCAG ATTTCTTCaccttttgttttcaagttGTTGCTTCATAGACCTTTTTTCAG GTGTGCCATACTTATGTTTCAAAGGGAATTTGCACTTCGTTTGGTTGCAAAACCAGGAACTAAACTATACTGCAGACTCTCTATTAATACTCAGTTATTAGCTCGAGTGGACCATCTGATGAAG GTTGGAAAGAACAACTTCAGGCCTCCTCCCAAAGTTGAATCCAGCATTGTCAGAATAGAGCCAAAGAACCCACCACCACCTATCAACTTCCAG gagtGGGATGGTCTGGTAAGGATAGCCTTTGTTAGGAAAAACAAGACACTCTCTGCAGCATTTAA GTCAAGTGCTGTAGAGCAGTTGCTGGATCATAATTACCGAATTCATTGTTCCTTACATAATATA GAAATACCTGGAAACTTCaaaattgcagagaaaataCGGACAGTGCTAAAAAATACAGGTTACTCTGAAAAACGAGCCCGTTCAATGGATATAGATGATTTcattag ACTGCTGCATGGCTTCAATTCAGAAGGCATTCATTTCTCATAG
- the DIMT1 gene encoding dimethyladenosine transferase isoform X2, with protein sequence MPKVRAGKRPRQERREGRATNVILEVGPGTGNLTVKMLEKVKKVIACEIDPRLVGELQKRVQGTCLANKLEIKVGDILKTDLPFFDACVANLPYQISSPFVFKLLLHRPFFRCAILMFQREFALRLVAKPGTKLYCRLSINTQLLARVDHLMKVGKNNFRPPPKVESSIVRIEPKNPPPPINFQEWDGLVRIAFVRKNKTLSAAFKSSAVEQLLDHNYRIHCSLHNIEIPGNFKIAEKIRTVLKNTGYSEKRARSMDIDDFIRLLHGFNSEGIHFS encoded by the exons ATGCCCAAGGTGCGGGCGGGGAAGCGGCCGCGGCAGGAGCGCCGGGAGGGCCGCGCCACCA ATGTCATTCTGGAAGTAGGCCCAGGAACTGGTAACCTGACAGTAAAGATGttagagaaagtaaaaaaa GTTATTGCATGTGAAATTGACCCTAGACTTGTTGGTGAACTTCAGAAGAGAGTCCAGGGCAC CTGTCTGGCAAACAAACTTGAAATCAAGGTTGGAGATATCTTGAAAACAGACTTACCGTTCTTTGATGCATGTGTGGCTAACTTGCCTTACCAG ATTTCTTCaccttttgttttcaagttGTTGCTTCATAGACCTTTTTTCAG GTGTGCCATACTTATGTTTCAAAGGGAATTTGCACTTCGTTTGGTTGCAAAACCAGGAACTAAACTATACTGCAGACTCTCTATTAATACTCAGTTATTAGCTCGAGTGGACCATCTGATGAAG GTTGGAAAGAACAACTTCAGGCCTCCTCCCAAAGTTGAATCCAGCATTGTCAGAATAGAGCCAAAGAACCCACCACCACCTATCAACTTCCAG gagtGGGATGGTCTGGTAAGGATAGCCTTTGTTAGGAAAAACAAGACACTCTCTGCAGCATTTAA GTCAAGTGCTGTAGAGCAGTTGCTGGATCATAATTACCGAATTCATTGTTCCTTACATAATATA GAAATACCTGGAAACTTCaaaattgcagagaaaataCGGACAGTGCTAAAAAATACAGGTTACTCTGAAAAACGAGCCCGTTCAATGGATATAGATGATTTcattag ACTGCTGCATGGCTTCAATTCAGAAGGCATTCATTTCTCATAG